The Natranaeroarchaeum aerophilus region GGCCGCAGTCGCTTCGATATACCACGCTGGGGGACCTTCGGAACGCGAAGAACACCGACGAACTGTTGTGAGCGTGCTCGATTGACGAAGTTTCTTATCAACGTGCAGGAGAGCTAATAGTTGCTATGGCAATACGGGGTACATCTATATGGTCGTAGACCAGATCATAGAGCCTGATTTTGAGACTCTCAAAAGTACACTTTCAGCGGCACAAGGACTGAATAAGGTACTCGTGATTTTTGCGAATTGCTCTGTCGAGTGGAGTGGAGATAGGAACGGTTCCATTGGTGTTGGACAACGAATTATCCTGTGTAAGCCTGATGGAGCTGTCTCAGTTCACCGTCCAAATTGGGCTCAAGCAATCGCCCGGCAGGGAGTAAATAGCACGCTTGAGCTGTATTCCAAGGAAGATGGTTTTCTCCTCTATGGTAGCAAATCGAAGGGTAGCAACACAATACGTATTCATCTCATGGACGTCGCACTGGCGGTGGTCTACGATGCTTCAGATGACGTTGAGCCAGTGCACAGGGAAACTGAGGATGAAATGCACAAATTCATCGAATCCAACCCGGAAGTTCTAGAAGATGGGTTACGGATACTGCATCACGAATACCCCACCGACGTGGGCAGGATAGATTTCGTGGCTGCTGACAAGGAGGGGAATCAGGTCATTATTGAGATCAAAATTCGATATGCAGAGCTCTCGGATGTTGATCAGCTACAGCGATATGTGAAACATTGTAATCGTACTAGTCAAGCATCAGTGAGGGGTATTCTGGTAGCGCCTGAGTTCGGAGAGAAAACCAAACGGGAACTCCGTGAAACTGGACTTGAAAAACGTCGAATTACAGAGTTTCAACATCAAGATCTGGGCCCTGAACAATCTTCATTGGGGAATTGGGAATGATGGTTCTGCAAAATAACTAATAGACAATGCTTTTTTGAGCCCTGTATTGCTCGCTGATGTTGGTTACCTCACTGTATTCCTCTTGAGAGGACTTATGTGTCTACTGTATAACTCTTTCCTATATGTCGGATGGGACCGAGTTAGGACCGAGGGCTTGAGTCATTCTGAAAATTCTGAGAGTATAGCCTTGTACACTTGATTTGGTGAGAACCTCGAAGAGAAATCAGCCTCAAGCCTATTTCGTTCTTCAACCCGCCAGGAATCACTGGTCTGAGTAGGGTGTTGTTTTGCTTTGATAGCTCGCTCGATGGTTGGTTTGAGCGAGATTCCATGAAGCGGCTCTGGATCAGAACATCCCACTGGCTTTCCAAACAAAACCCAGTAGACACCGTCGGTCAAAATACCCACGAGGTACTTTTGCTGGAGACCAGTTCTATATTTGGTTGAAAAATTTTCTTCCAGGTACCCGCGAATTTGCTCAACATCAGAGTTCTCCTCAAGAGTTGTCTCTTGTCCCAAGAGCGTGAGAGCCTTCGCTTCAACCAGGCAAATGAGGTCCTCATAGTCAGCCTCGACGGCGTAATCTGGTTCCTTTCGATTGGTGGTGGCAAGTTCACTCGGGCGTGCTCGAATGTTCTCATAACCGAGGGCCTCCAGACAAGGTTCAATGAGGAATTCTTCAGTGAATCGCTCTGGTCGCTGTCCAACAACATTCCCACCAAGACGTGCACTTGAGGTTAAAATTGTCTGCAATTCACTGAGCTCATTCCGGTCCTGAAACTCCTCGACAAAGCGTTGGATCTTCGGGAGTGTTCGCTGTGCAGCGAACTGATCTGCGTTCAGAACCGACCCATGGTGCCAGCTGTCTTCAGTCACTGAGTACGGCTACTCACTAGCAACTGTTAGCTTTAGTTGTTTTACTATCCGACACATTGTAGGAGTCCTGCTGGTGGTCACATCCACGTATGGTCTAAGAGCTCTTTCGAG contains the following coding sequences:
- a CDS encoding endonuclease NucS domain-containing protein codes for the protein MVVDQIIEPDFETLKSTLSAAQGLNKVLVIFANCSVEWSGDRNGSIGVGQRIILCKPDGAVSVHRPNWAQAIARQGVNSTLELYSKEDGFLLYGSKSKGSNTIRIHLMDVALAVVYDASDDVEPVHRETEDEMHKFIESNPEVLEDGLRILHHEYPTDVGRIDFVAADKEGNQVIIEIKIRYAELSDVDQLQRYVKHCNRTSQASVRGILVAPEFGEKTKRELRETGLEKRRITEFQHQDLGPEQSSLGNWE